From one Plasmodium malariae genome assembly, chromosome: 12 genomic stretch:
- the RON2 gene encoding rhoptry neck protein 2, putative has protein sequence MLKVIIFILLIYVHIDYITTDKTNRRVRNANDVLKNESPTYSPKKKTKVIFYMGGQDHEDEENDNNANRNVNKGKQGMGANKGATGGTGNDEGNAPNGHDEGTNSNKNNGYNTGQLQANSPLHYDNSNNKNESNNGQNKIKYDKMKEEYENLKKKEEEEAERINRERMADMNRDKKGKNKKLRYNREKEDPYDTDYEYIDNVPHSTNSNAKNKTNSGVYDELGNGPYNLIGKESYVGPNGKTYTPYVGPDGKFHGAYIGPDGDIYEPYVDPDGKFNGTYIGPDGKTYEPFVGPDGKTHESFVGPDGNTYKPYIEPDGKFHGSYIGPDGKTYEPYVEPDGKFHGTYIGPDGKTYKPFAGHDGRTHKTFVGPDGNTYESFVGPDGNTYTPHIEPDGKFHGTYIGPDGKTYTPHIEPDGQFHGIYIGPDGKTYKPFVGSDSKTQESFVGPDGNTYIPHIEPDGKFHGTYIGPDGKTYTPHIEPDGQFHGNYIGPDGKTYKPFVGSDGKTHESFVGPDGNTYTPRIEQDGKFHGNYIGPDGKTYTPHVEPDGKFHGTYIGPDGKTYKPFVGSDSKTQESFVGPDGNTYTPHIEPDGKFHGTYIGPDGKTYTPHIEPDGQFHGNYIGPDGKTYKPFVGPDGKTHESFVGPDGNTYKPYIEPDGKFHGSYIGPDGKTYTPHIEQDGKFHGNYIGPDGKTYKPFVEPDEKIYKPYFGPKGKTYESFVGPDGNTYTPHIEADGKFHGNYIGPDGKIYTPQIELDGKFHGNYIGPDGKTYQPFVGPDGQIHESFVGPDGNTYETYIEPDGKFHGSYIGPDGKTFTPQIEPDGKFHGNYIGPDGNAYKLFVGPDGKSYVPYNGSEGKGEHDGPHYGGGPQGNKDDGTTYSLNHGAQGNGKNGGAYPGKKGPLSDYLHDLRPVNEGEGTYGKGYNPLVYTVQQGDGQNVKPHDKRPNEISSDNGKNVYDNTPNKKKVYKKPSQRRRSNPFPQNSDDNSSDTEYELNEGDYNRSKPGNKTYISSDHDENGHPNETDNYRDPRLTGMGIGDNGIPGRGNTDNMYGGNPIHILHDNSHAKKRANEIEDNLNKGEYSRDKVGNKNKGSGGNNKNDTDDLDDPSILYYLDNGQDMSIKEKLLNSNGEDYQTEDGLNDNDYANRKPVNYHFSNYMNFDKKEILGSNEIELEKMIGTKFSKEVENYCRQDNSVQKEGDYLNTAFEYARALEELRGEMLVELNRQKYLGLNNFNNILQSINNSLNRKNLNGNRDVYEDKSFINEANAFRNENINPLSAKYNKIMKQYLCHVFVKNPGTNQLERLYFHNLALGELIQPIRTKYSKLASSSIGLNYEIYIVSSSNVYMLGHMLLLSLAYLSFNNFFVKGLKSFYSLQTMIMANSDYSFFMFNEMCNIYYNPSKKFEKDITFIPLESRPGRTTTSMGERKTICDLLELVLNVFSLINIHEIDNVFNKNNVNGYENSLSFSFNAIRIFSQVCPRDDTENALKCNFEKSKLYNSRILKKDIGQKENQKSLKRAFDLLRIFAEIENTSSTNEPNPHYIKLIFNQNEYVDFYKFFFWYETRELVYVPGTSANKKKKRKKNYIFDQFMMRGQQLKKKLLKMDAKYNIKSKALPAFYALVDRYNTISSKSQKARKLFLNDVSSARHYFYLNSILSKSPKSNLESIKKALIELQTLTNSPLKFMARGNNIEYLNQIAKNENLFYVNLFIISAFARKDPVRSYYSDKRKMLSATLSEKFATSTSAFIPHKLRKLVVGMKKGFLKRKLLTKLAMMKLLQHIPSHILENIITTIRFTTHSIASMQIIQNARFVPRSVSANDKLNSQFAKDIFTEGGFVGYADNLMSAWFSKGFEEYKKEKIENQKMETSIQNYLKDYSNEYDNSNEEMTDKEKLIKELNEENEKVQAQKQENKLILNQNDKWDHYINKEYARALRLWLELNDAPHQKNSVVYKVVEDSKYLLENNIEENIIFSRTVKATKQTVFRKFFNKIVSLGNMLLRKPSFKVEHALWFGATIDIKKAFVILEKVSELHKLIRDQDESWLINEAFIEIVDHVIQVSTEKHLREPFSVVRNPGMMAINPNYNYIPHEDRLKELQNSMCADHCSAVWKMISSFALQHLKNPDSLQTYEVKFSSNSLGNKIDDKDFVNNFKMIIGGDAVLHYFDNLLPKSMKKELKAMKYGASLTSAFSLKLTKVIFSEMQLPYLSKMFYMQAPYFGNFIGKWQKEREKSRMKELLGFMTLGTLSAYTILSAMDITQHATDIGVGPATSCYTSTIPPPKQVCIQQVVKATLTNSTEACMKSVFSVGLFASIGPYLFAPMAGLALWNVLKSEFKVLQRIDMALKGVFKSMWKKFLSLSAIRRLKGIFKRRKAMKKKLIENAEHKMMEMKNNPNKVKDHKMAIKKIHNQSKGGYNYISYARIKI, from the coding sequence atgttaaaagttattatttttattttacttatatatgtgcacattGATTATATAACAACAGATAAAACAAATAGAAGAGTAAGAAATGCAAATGATGTcctaaaaaatgaaagtcCAACTTACagtccaaaaaaaaaaacaaaagttattttttatatgggGGGGCAAGATCATGAAGATgaagaaaatgataataacgCAAATAGGAATGtaaataaaggaaaacaaGGCATGGGTGCCAATAAAGGAGCCACTGGAGGTACAGGAAATGATGAAGGAAATGCACCAAATGGACACGATGAAGGAacaaattcaaataaaaataatggatATAATACAGGACAATTACAAGCAAATTCCCCATTACATTATGATAATtccaataataaaaatgaatcaAATAATGgtcaaaacaaaataaaatatgataaaatgaaagaggaatatgaaaatttaaaaaagaaagaagaagaagaagcgGAAAGGATAAATCGTGAACGAATGGCTGATATGAACAGAGataagaaaggaaaaaataaaaaattaagatacAATAGAGAAAAAGAAGATCCATATGACACAGATTATGAATACATAGATAATGTTCCACATTCTACCAATTcaaatgcaaaaaataaaactaatagTGGAGTTTATGATGAACTGGGTAATGGGCCGTATAATTTAATTGGAAAGGAATCTTATGTTGGACCTAATGGGAAAACTTACACTCCTTATGTTGGACCTGATGGAAAATTTCATGGAGCTTATATTGGACCTGATGGAGATATTTACGAACCTTATGTAGATCCTGATGGGAAATTTAATGGAACCTATATTGGACCTGATGGGAAAACTTACGAACCCTTCGTTGGACCTGATGGGAAAACTCACGAATCTTTCGTTGGGCCAGATGGAAACACCTATAAACCTTACATAGAACCTGATGGGAAATTTCACGGATCTTATATTGGACCTGATGGAAAAACTTACGAACCTTATGTTGAACCAGATGGGAAGTTTCATGGAACTTACATTGGACCTGATGGGAAAACTTACAAACCCTTCGCTGGGCATGATGGGAGAACCCACAAAACTTTTGTTGGGCCTGATGGCAACACTTACGAATCTTTTGTCGGTCCTGATGGGAATACTTACACACCCCATATTGAACCAGATGGGAAATTTCATGGAACTTACATTGGACCTGATGGGAAAACTTATACGCCCCACATTGAACCCGATGGTCAATTTCATGGAATCTATATTGGGCCTGATGGGAAAACTTACAAACCCTTTGTCGGATCTGATAGTAAAACTCAAGAATCTTTTGTTGGTCCTGATGGGAATACTTACATCCCCCATATTGAACCAGATGGGAAGTTTCATGGAACTTACATTGGACCTGATGGGAAAACTTATACGCCCCACATTGAACCGGATGGTCAATTTCATGGAAATTATATTGGTCCCGATGGAAAAACTTACAAACCATTCGTTGGATCTGATGGTAAAACTCATGAATCTTTTGTCGGTCCTGATGGGAATACTTATACACCCCGTATTGAACAGGATGGTAAATTTCATGGAAATTATATTGGACCTGATGGAAAAACATACACACCTCATGTTGAGCCAGATGGTAAATTTCATGGAACCTATATTGGGCCTGATGGGAAAACGTACAAACCCTTTGTCGGATCTGATAGTAAAACTCAAGAATCTTTTGTTGGTCCTGATGGGAATACTTACACACCCCATATTGAACCAGATGGGAAATTTCATGGAACTTACATTGGACCTGATGGGAAAACTTATACGCCCCACATTGAACCCGATGGTCAATTTCATGGAAATTATATTGGTCCCGATGGAAAAACGTACAAACCCTTCGTTGGACCTGATGGGAAAACTCACGAATCTTTCGTTGGGCCAGATGGAAACACTTATAAACCTTACATAGAACCTGATGGGAAATTTCATGGATCTTATATTGGACCTGATGGGAAAACTTACACACCTCATATTGAACAGGATGGTAAATTTCATGGAAATTATATTGGACCTGATGGAAAAACATACAAACCCTTCGTTGAGCCTGATGAGAAAATATACAAACCATACTTTGGACCTAAGGGTAAAACATATGAATCCTTTGTCGGTCCTGATGGAAATACGTATACACCCCATATTGAAGCTGATGGAAAATTTCACGGAAATTATATTGGACCCgatggaaaaatatatacacccCAGATTGAACTTGATGGAAAATTTCATGGAAATTATATTGGACCCGATGGAAAAACTTACCAACCCTTCGTTGGACCTGATGGTCAAATTCATGAATCTTTCGTTGGTCCAGATGGAAACACTTATGAAACTTACATAGAACCTGATGGGAAATTTCACGGATCTTATATTGGACCTGATGGGAAAACTTTCACACCTCAAATTGAACCTGATGGAAAATTTCACGGAAATTATATTGGACCAGATGGGAATGCATACAAACTTTTTGTTGGTCCTGATGGTAAGTCCTATGTGCCTTATAATGGTTCTGAGGGTAAAGGAGAACATGATGGACCACATTATGGAGGGGGTCCTCAAGGGAACAAAGATGATGGAACAACCTACTCTTTAAATCATGGTGCACAAGggaatggaaaaaatggaGGTGCTTACCCAGGGAAAAAAGGTCCACTGAGTGATTATCTTCATGATTTAAGACCTGTTAACGAAGGTGAAGGTACGTATGGAAAAGGATATAATCCATTGGTATATACTGTACAGCAGGGAGATGGACAAAATGTAAAACCTCATGACAAAAGACCAAATGAAATTAGTTCtgataatggaaaaaatgtataCGATAATAcaccaaataaaaaaaaagtatataaaaaaccTAGTCAAAGACGTAGAAGTAATCCTTTTCCCCAAAATTCTGATGATAATTCAAGTGACACTGAATACGAGTTAAATGAAGGAGATTATAATCGATCAAAACCAGGAAACAAAACGTATATATCATCAGATCATGATGAAAACGGGCATCCAAATGAAACTGATAATTATAGAGATCCTAGATTAACAGGAATGGGAATAGGTGATAATGGAATTCCAGGTAGAGGAAACACAGATAATATGTATGGAGGAAATCCTATTCATATATTGCATGATAATAGTCATGCTAAAAAAAGAGCTAACGAAATTGAGGATAATCTAAATAAAGGAGAATATTCAAGAGATAAAGTAggcaataaaaataagggTTCTGGAGGTAACAACAAAAATGATACAGACGATTTAGACGATCCTTCaattctatattatttagaTAATGGACAAGATATGtccataaaagaaaaattgctTAATTCTAATGGAGAAGATTATCAAACAGAAGATGGTTTAAATGACAACGACTATGCAAATAGAAAACCTGTAAATTACCATTTCtcaaattatatgaattttgataaaaaagaaattttggGCTCAAATGAGATcgaattagaaaaaatgattGGAACTAAATTTTCTAAAGAAGTAGAAAATTATTGTCGTCAAGATAATTCAGTACAAAAAGAAGGAGACTATCTTAATACTGCTTTTGAATATGCGAGAGCTTTAGAAGAATTAAGGGGTGAAATGCTAGTAGAATTAAATagacaaaaatatttaggacttaataattttaacaacATTTTACAGTcaattaataattcattaaatagaaaaaactTAAATGGTAATAGAGATGTGTATGAAGATAAAAGTTTTATTAATGAAGCAAATGCTTttagaaatgaaaatataaatccgTTAAGTGCTAagtataacaaaattatgaaaCAATATCTCTGTCAcgtatttgtaaaaaatccAGGCACTAATCAATTAGAAAGATTATACTTTCATAATTTAGCCTTGGGAGAACTTATACAACcaataagaacaaaatatagCAAGTTAGCTTCCTCTTCTATTGGTTTGAATtacgaaatatatatagtatctTCTTccaatgtatatatgttagGTCATATGTTACTCTTATCTTTGGCATACCTTTcgtttaacaatttttttgttaaaggATTGAAATCCTTTTATTCATTACAAACAATGATAATGGCTAATTCTGATTACTCTTTCTTTATGTTTAATGAAATGtgcaatatttattataatccaagcaaaaaatttgaaaaagacATAACGTTTATTCCCCTCGAATCAAGACCAGGAAGAACTACTACGTCCATGGGTGAACGTAAAACCATATGTGACTTACTAGAATTAGTACTAAATGTTTTCAGCCTAATAAATATTCACGAAATAgataatgtttttaataaaaataatgttaatgGATATGAAAATTCTTTatccttttcatttaatgcaataagaatattttcaCAAGTTTGCCCAAGGGATGATACAGAAAACGCATTAAAATGTAACTTTGAAAAatctaaattatataattcaagGATTTTGAAAAAGGATATTGgacaaaaagaaaatcaaAAGAGTTTGAAAAGAGCTTTTGATCTGTTAAGAATTTTTGCTGAAATAGAGAATACATCTTCAACAAATGAACCAAATCctcattatataaaactcATTTTTAATCAGAATGAATATGTGGACTTTTACAAATTCTTTTTCTGGTATGAGACTAGAGAACTTGTATATGTACCAGGAACAagtgcaaataaaaaaaaaaaaagaaaaaaaaactatatatttgATCAATTTATGATGAGAGGTCAACAGTTAAAAAAGAAACTACTTAAAATGGATGCTAAATACAATATAAAGAGTAAAGCATTGCCAGCCTTTTATGCATTAGTTGACAGATATAACACTATTTCTTCTAAGAGTCAAAAGGCGaggaaattatttttaaatgatgtGTCTAGTGCTcgtcattatttttatttaaatagcATATTATCAAAATCGCCTAAATCTAATTTAGAATCCATAAAAAAGGCATTAATAGAATTACAAACATTAACAAATTCTCCATTAAAATTTATGGCTAGAGGaaataatatagaatatttaaatcaaatagctaaaaatgaaaatttattctatgtaaatttattcataatcTCCGCTTTTGCAAGGAAAGATCCTGTTAGAAGTTATTATAGTGACAAAAGGAAAATGCTTTCAGCAACGCTTTCTGAAAAATTTGCAACGTCAACATCTGCTTTTATTCCTCATAAGCTTAGAAAACTTGTAGTTGGAATGAAAAAAGGATTTCTAAAGAGGAAATTACTTACTAAATTGGCTATGATGAAACTGTTGCAACATATCCCTTCACACATACTGGAAAATATTATCACGACTATCCGTTTCACAACACATAGTATAGCATCTATGCAGATTATTCAAAACGCCAGATTTGTTCCAAGAAGTGTAAGTGCAAATGATAAACTCAATAGTCAATTTgcaaaagatatatttactGAGGGTGGATTTGTAGGGTACGCTGATAATTTAATGTCTGCATGGTTTTCAAAAGGTTttgaagaatataaaaaggagaaaattgAGAATCAAAAGATGGAAACTTCGATTCAAAATTATCTTAAGGATTATTCAAATGAATATGATAATTCCAATGAAGAGATGACagataaggaaaaattaataaaagaattaaatgaagaaaatgaaaaagtacaAGCAcaaaaacaagaaaataaACTCATCCTTAATCAAAATGATAAATGGgatcattatataaataaagaatatgCAAGAGCTTTACGGCTATGGCTAGAATTGAATGATGCTCCACACCAAAAGAATAGTGTTGTTTATAAAGTTGTAGAAGACAGTAAATACttattagaaaataatattgaggaaaatatcatattttcAAGAACAGTTAAAGCAACTAAGCAAACTgtatttagaaaatttttcaataaaattgTTTCTCTTGGAAATATGCTTTTACGAAAACCTAGTTTTAAAGTCGAGCATGCATTATGGTTTGGTGCAACtattgatataaaaaaggcatttgttatattagaaaaagtAAGTGAATTGCATAAATTAATTCGTGATCAGGATGAATCATGGTTAATTAATGAGGCTTTTATTGAAATCGTTGATCATGTAATTCAAGTAAGTACAGAGAAACATTTAAGAGAGCCATTCAGTGTAGTTAGAAATCCAGGTATGATGGCTATTAATccaaattataattatataccaCATGAAGATAGACTTAAAGAACTTCAAAATTCCATGTGTGCTGATCATTGTTCTGCAGTATGGAAAATGATTTCTTCTTTTGCTTTACAGCATTTGAAAAATCCTGATAGTTTACAAACTTATGAAGTAAAATTTTCGAGCAATTCACTTGGAAACAAAATTGATGATAAAGATTTTgttaacaattttaaaatgattattGGAGGTGATGCTGTGTTACATTATTTTGACAATTTACTTCCTAAATCAATGAAGAAAGAATTAAAAGCTATGAAATATGGAGCATCTTTAACATCTGCATTTTCACTTAAGTTAACGAAAGTTATTTTTAGTGAAATGCAGTTGCCTTATTTAagtaaaatgttttatatgcAAGCCCCTTATTTTGGTAATTTCATAGGAAAATGGCAAAaggaaagagaaaaaagtaGGATGAAAGAATTATTAGGTTTTATGACCTTAGGAACATTATCTGCATACACTATTTTAAGTGCCATGGATATAACTCAACATGCGACAGATATAGGAGTAGGACCTGCTACAAGTTGTTATACATCTACTATACCACCACCAAAGCAAGTGTGTATACAACAAGTAGTAAAAGCTACGTTGACTAACTCAACTGAAGCTTGCATGAAGAGCGTTTTCTCTGTTGGACTCTTTGCATCAATCGGTCCATATTTATTCGCTCCTATGGCTGGTTTAGCATTATGGAATGTTTTAAAATCAGAATTCAAAGTTTTACAAAGAATTGATATGGCCCTCAAAGGAGTTTTTAAATCCATGtggaaaaaatttttatcccTATCAGCAATTCGCAGATTAAAaggtatttttaaaagaaggAAAGCTATGAAAAAGAAACTTATAGAAAATGCTGAACATAAAATGatggaaatgaaaaataatccCAACAAAGTCAAAGATCATAAAATGGctataaagaaaatacataACCAATCAAAAGGTGGTTATAACTATATATCCTATGCTAGAATAAAGATATGA